The sequence ACGGCCCCGGAGTCCTCCACCGACCCCTGCCAGCGGAGCCCGTAACCGATGCTGCGCTGCACGAGATAGCCGAGCACCTTCGCCAGCCGGGGTCCGCCGTCGAAGGCCTCGCGGACCTCGGGGTCGCTCTCGATGAGGGAGTGCAGAAGATGGGCGGTGTCGATCTGCCGGTCGCCGTCCCGCAACGCACGCCTGCGCGCGCCCGTCACCACCGAGGCCAGCTCTACGGTGAGTCCGGCGTCGGCTCCGACGGGGTTCGGGGCGGGCTGTTCGGGGATCCGCGGCGTCCGGTTTTGCACTACTCCACCCCATCAGTCCCCGGCCCGCGAAGCATCGGCGGAGCGGCCCATTCACGCGTCCCACCCAAGTTGGGCACACCGGAGCGCCCTCTCATCCCTGCGGATGAGATCGCGCCACGGCGTACAACCATCGCTCTCAGGGGGGCGCGCCGCCTTGCGCCGCGCTCCCCCGGGCAACCACCACCCCCCGCGCGCACGTCACTCATGGCACACGGCACGTAACCGCGCACATCGACTCCGGGCGGAGGGAACCACGGGTGTTCTGGATGGTCGCTCTGCTCGCCCAGGACGGAATGCAGTACGTCTACCGCGTGTACGCACCGGACGACGCGCTGCCCGCCGATCTGTTCTGGGCCGCGTTCCACTGCCACGACGAAGGCCCGCACCCGCGCGCGTCGGACCGTTTCGACGCGGCGGAGATCTGGCGGAACCCGGCGGCCCCAGCGAATCTGACGGCGCATCAGCATTGAATGTTGGAGCCGCTGCCGTTACGTTCCGCGGCACCGTAACCGGACGAACCAGGGGTGGTCGCATGGCCGGAGTCAGCGCGGAGGCACGTATCGAAGCACCCGCCGAGAAGGTCTGGGCGCAGCTGACGGACTTCTCGTCGTACGGCGAGTGGAACGCCACCCACACCAGCTTCCCCAAGGGCGGCCCGGCCCCTCTGGAGCTCGGGGCCACCTATGAGGAGAACATGAAGCTCATGGGCTTCCCCGCCGAAGTGGCGTGGACGGTCGACGAGCTGGAGGACGGCCGGCTGCTGACGACCCGGGGCACGGGCCCGATGGGGGTCAACCTGGTCATGCGCTACACCCTGGCCCCGTCCCCGTCCCCGGGCGGGGGCGCCACCACCGTCCGCATCGAGGGCGAGTTCACCGGCGCGGCGGTCTCTCTGATGGGCGGCAAGCTCAAGGACTCCGCGACGGCGGCGCTCCAGGAGTCCCTGCGCAAACTGGACGGCCTGGTCACGCCCTGACGAGCGCAGCAGGGGCCCGCTACCCGCGGGCCCCTGCTGCGTCGGCGCCGGGAACACCTGCTCAGTGCTCGTCGGCGAGAATCAGGTACAGCTTCTTACGGGCGTCGTTGATGACGGCCAGCGCCTTCTGCCGCTGATCGGCCGAGCCGGTCTTCCAGACCTGCCCGAACGCCTCCATCAGACCGAATCCAGCCTGACGGATCTCGTTCACGCCTTCCCAGTCCGCACCGCGCCCGGCCTCCTCCCAGGGAGCCTCGGGCCCGGACTCGGCCTCACCGCGCCCGGAGTCCGTGAGCGTGAACAGCTTCTTGCCGCCCTCGCTCGCGCTGACGATCAGCCCTTCGTCCTCCAGCAACTGGAGCGTCGGGTAGACCGAGCCGGGGCTGGGCTTCCACGCCCCGCCGCTGCGCTCGCCGATCTCCTGGATCATCTCGTAACCGTGCATCGGCCGGTCCTTCAGCAGGGCCAGGATCGACGCGCGCACATCACCGCGCCGCGCCCTGCCCCGACCTCCACCCCGCCCGCGCCCGCCACCGAAGGGCCCACCACCGAAGGGCGGCCCGAACGGCCCGAAGGCGGCGCGGCGGCCACCATGACCGCCTCGACCGTGATGACCGGGCCCGTAGTGCCCCGGCCCGTGCTCTTGTTCGTGCTCGTATCCGTGTGAACGCATCGCTACGCTCCTTCCATCGTCGATCTGTCGCGATGCGTCAACGATATATCGGAAACTATCGCCTGGCAAGGCGCTGCCGGGATGGACCGAGTGAGAATGTCAGCGAGAGATGGCACTTTTCAGCAGGATCTGACACTGCCGAATTACGTTCGGGTAGCCGGACCACGTTGCCGTGACCCGGCTACCCGAACACGGCTACAGGTGCGGTCCACGTCGAAGGCGAGGTGCTTCAGAGTCCGCACCACGGTGCCGATAGACGGCTCGGTCGGGCGTAGACCCGCGCCGAAGCGGTCCCGGGCCCACACGCAAGGGGGTCAGGCCACCGACTGAAGGCCGATGAGGGACAGCCAGTTGGTGGAGAGGGGCCAGGCGCGGTGTGGCATCCGGGTACGCATAGCCAGTGCGTCGGCAGCCCACCCTTCGGCGGCTTCCAGAGCGGAACGGGAGATCTGGTCGCAGGCGGGGGCGACCCAGACCCGATGGAAGACGGCGCGCTTCCACGACTCGGCCAGGTGCTTCCTGATCCGTCCGGCCACTCCGCGGCCGCCGGCCGCCTTGCCGAGCCAGACGATGCGGCCCTGGGGGTCGGTCACGAGGTAGACACCCGGGGAGATCGCATCGACGGTGTCGACCAGCGACCAGTACAGCTCGCCGCTGCTGTAGCCGCCCAGGGCGCGGGCGAGGAGCGGGATGTGCACCGGCCTCAGGAGCGGGCCCGGCGGCGGGGCGTCACCCTGTGCCGGACGCGCTCCGGGCACCAGGAAAGACGTCGACATCATCACGACGGGAGGGGGATGCTTGCCCCTATGTCAGCCACACCCACCGTCTACGCGGACGAATCGAACTCAACCGGGGAAAATCTACTCGATCCGGCTCAACCCGTCTTCTGCGCCGCAGTCATACACATCGACGATCACGTGGCTCGCCAGGTCGTGGACGAAGTCAAGGCACAGCTTCCCCAGGGACATGGTGAACCGAAGTACACCTCGTTGTCCAAGACGGACAAGGGGCGATCAGCACTGCTGACCGCTTTCGAGTCCATGGCCGACGCAACGATCTTGGCGTATGTCGCGGACAAACAATTCATGGTGACAACAAAGATGGTTGACCTGCTGGTCGAACAGCTGGCATACGAGACCGGATACAACATGTACGCCGACGGCGCTGCCGTCGCCCTGGCGAACCTGCTGCATGCGGGTGGCAGGCTGATGGGTGATGCTGACGCCTACGACCACATGCTCTACACATTCGTTGGCGCCGCTCGCCGACGTAGCCGTGCTAGCGCCGACGACTTGTTCGCTGCGATTTCCGCCTATCAGATCACCACGCACCCCGAATTCTCCGATGTGTCTGAGATTCTGGGTTACACGCGGGCGCAAGCAGACGACATCATTGCGACGATCGCCTCAGGCGAACTTCTGGACGCGTTGGACTCGGCTGTGCCTTGCCTGGTTCCGCTCTGCCACGAGATGGGTCAGATACTCGGCGATTTCGCTTTGGTTCACGATGAGTCGAAGACCATCTCGCGCCACGCTGACACACTCCTTGCCTTGCACGAGCTGCCCGATCCTGCACGACCCGGACATCTGATGCCGCGTTTGGCCATAACTAGCATCACTTTCTCCGACAGCAGCACTGTGCCCCAACTCCAGATCGCCGACTGGGTAGCCGGCGCTACAAGGCAATGGGCGACCAATCTGGTCACGAAGCTGCCCGATCCGTTTGCAGAGAAGCTCAAGACGGTTGTAGAGCCGTGGCTTCACGGAGGAATCTGGCCTGACCTGTCTTGTGTCGAGAATCCCCGACGCCTCGGGTAGTTACTTCGCTGTAGCGGATTCCGCCACAAACGCGCTAGGCTAGTCCGCCCATCTGACCAATACGGTCGAGCTCAGCCGTCCACGGCTGGTCGACCATCAGCTCGTTGAACGCCTGAATTCCGAAGTACAGCAGCATGAATGCCATAAAAGGCGATTGCTCAGCTGGGTTTGGGGCCGAGCCGTATCGCGGAGCATCGAATAGGTGAATGACGTCTGACGCCGAGTCGTCGAAGAATGCCCGCGCGGCTGCGATGCCCGAGTGCGACAGCTGAGTCTCACTGATCCAGGCCTCTTGGATACCGTTGCCGAGGCTACCGAGCAAATGGGCCGTTCCATTAAAGGTGTCCGTTGGCGAACTTGGGAGTGACGCCGTCGCAACGCTGTCCGCAGCTGCGGCGACCTCGTCGTCGTAGGCGAAAATTCCTCCCTCGTCCACGGCCTTCCGAAGCTTGCCGTGGGAGTACTGGAAGTGCTTGTTCATGGAGTCAGCCGCGGCTTCGCCGTCGCGAGCGAGCCATTGCAACTGGCTCATGTACTCGATCATCAGCCGCCGATTGGGGGCGGCTTCGTGTCCGAGATTCGATCTATGCAGAAGCAGCACTGCACACGCTTGCCGATGCAGCGCGGCCACCAAGCCCCAGCCAATCATGAAGGGCCGACGCTCCAGCGGAGAGGGCGCGTGGTCAGCGGCACCTCCGTCCTTCAGCAAGTTGGTCAACGCTTCAAGTCCTGCGAGAACTTTATCATTTAGCTGACTTGAATCAGATGCCATATCGATGTTCTCTCTTCGAACGGTTCGGCGTTTTCTCTATTTTGCGGCAGTGATAAAAAATCCACCGCGACACTCATCTGCACCAGAAGCGCGCTTCCAGGTCAAGGAAGAACTGGCGTATAAACGCCAGGTTTTCGCGAGCCGCAAGTATCTCCTTCCCGCCGAATCGGAAAACCTCGTAACCCTTGAGTCGTAGCGCACGGTCCTCTGCAACCATCTCTGAGTAGAGGTCGGCTGCGACCTCCCAGTTATCTGACCCCCTCGGCACTTCTCGCGCATAGTGGTGCTTGCCGTCCACCTCGATCACGATCCGCACTCCGCCGGGCAGCAGCAAAAGGAAGTCCATGCGCTCCCGAGCGAGTCGGCGGGGTTTCTTGAGAAACTGTCGCTGGCGCTCGGTAAGCGGGTCGAAATGCACATAGACCTGAGGGAGAAGCGCGGGCTGCGACATTGCGTCCGGCTCAGCGTAGCGACTGACGAAGGCGTAGAAGAGGTAGCGCTCGGCCTCTGAGCCGAGAGACCTCTTCAGTCTTTCGTGCAGCGACAGGGCGACAGTGCGATCGTCAGCGTCCGCCATGTTGTTCTGCTCGCGCCACCAGTCGACGAGTTCGCCCCAGGTGAGTCCAGCGTCGGTCAGCGGGCGGTTGTAGACGAGGCAGGTGTCCGCGTGCTCGACGATCTCAATCGCACCGTCGATCATCTCGCTCATGATGATCTCGGGCTTGTAGCCAGTGGAAGCGAACACGATGTTCTTCAGAGTGCCGTCGACACCGCGCAGGCCTTCCAACCGCTCGCTGGCAACCTCCAATTCGTCCAGCCGAGCCCGGATCGGATCGAATATCTCTGCTAGGTAACTGCGGCGCTTCGCGTAGCCGCCTCCGCCGTCCATGCCTTTCTCGATCCAGTACCGGCGGAATCCCCCATGGCTACGAAAAGGCGGGTTGAAGTCGATGCTGTGCCTCCGCAGCACCGCCTTGAGGCAGCGCAGGAGTTCCTCGCTTCCTTCATCGTCGACGTGTTCACCGCCGCCGGTGCCGAAGGCTTCCAGTTCGGCGCAAACGAAGCGGACGATCGCTTGGGCGGCCTCCAGGTCCGGCACGTCTCCGAGCGGGCCGGACCTCAGTGCTGCAACGCGGTCGGTGTCCAGGACCTGCCGCACCCACGGTGTCCCGAGGAAGTCTTGCTGCACCGAGATCAGGAAGTCGCTCGCCTTCATGACGTCAGGCTACTGGAGACCTCAGACATTCCAAGGTCCATCCGCTGTCAGCTAGTTGGGCCAGGTCCTCGTACTGCGCAGGCCAGTTCGTCCTGATGTTCAGCAACGGGAGGCCCGTGTACCGTCGACCTGCACGTTGCTGGGCTCGCTGGCACTGAGGCCGACATCAGCTCCCGGCGGGCAAGGTAATCGCAGAGATGACGTCCCACCTGTAAGTAGCGTTTTCTCGACGCAGTTCCACAAGGTCCGCGTGCGAGACGTGAACCGAGAGAGTCGGTCGGCCTCGGAGTTCGGCTACCTGGCTGATCACTGAATCTGCAGGGCGGGTCGTGTTGCTGTAGGCGATTCCAAGATGTGGACGGAAAGATTCGGTGGATCTTCCTCCGGGTGCTCCAACCAACGTCCCCGCACGAGCGAGTATCGAGTGAAGGCTGATCAGTGGGTTCCACGGGGCAACGCTGTAGCGCAGGGCACCGCGTGACCCCGCCAACGGGCCGACCTGCAGATCGAAGGCTTTGGGCGCCGTGTCCTGGGCCACTTGCACGACTCGCGCCAGGTCCATTTCACCCATGGCCGCACTGTCGCCGACCTTGTTCAACGTGATGTGAAGGCCATCGGCTGGCACCAGGTCCAGCGCCGGGTTGGTAACGGCGTCCTGACAGGCGCGAGCATCGTTGATCAGCGCGCGCTCATTGGGGAAAGTGAGCATCCAGTAGTAGGCCCGGCCTCCGCTCCAACCGGGACGGTCCCAGTGGTTGGACATGTGCGATACGGCTTGGAAGGCCGCCCAGTCGTGCGCGGCAATCGCGTGGGGGTCAGCGAGGGCACGCGGAGGGTCGGCTGGGAATGCCCGCCGGTCCCGACGAAGAACCGGGCTCATTCGTACCCCCTCGGCCGGACGGCGTTCGGGCCGTCTGCGTCGCTGTCCAAAGTCTCGCCCGCAGTGGGGCGCTGCGTCACGGAGCTTAACGGTCGGCGATATCCGCCCGTCTCATCGGTTCCAGGCCGCGGCGGTCGCGTAGAGCTCGGCGGAACGTCGGGGATGAGCCGCAGGTGTTGCCCGCGCGGTTCACCGTACCGCCCCGATGCCCGGCGTCCACGGCGAGATGCCGGGCGGGACGGTGCCGTCCTTGTCGATGATCGGGGCGAGGAACGCGGCGTAATGGGAGAGCAGGGAGAGCCAGTTGTTGTCGGTGGTGCCTGTGGTTCCGTGCTGAATGCGTGCCCAGAACGCGCTGTCGCTTGTCCGCCAGAGTTGGTGGGTTCCGCGGGGCTGCTGGTCGCGGATGGGGTGCGCAGCGTACACATGCTCGCCTTGAGTCAAGGTGGTCCACATGATGATGGACGCGGTCCGGCGCTTACGGTCGCTGAAGTCGGGGCGTCCACCCCGTCCGGTCGGGATGGGGATCCTGTCGGTGATCTCGTTCCAGGTCGCCGGGTCAATGCACCAGTAGCGCAGAGCATCGCGCCGGCGACGGTAGTCGACCAGATCGTCTCGGCTGTCAAGTTCGTCGGCCAGGGCGTGGACGGCGAATTCGAACTCCTGCGGGTCAGGCCGTGTCCGTGCCCAGTTGTGGACGGCCTTCGCGTTGTCGGAGGCCCGGTGGGTGCCGGCGGGGTTAAGCGGCAGTCCCAGGAGCGTCCCGGCCTTGAAGAGCGAGCCACCGACTGCGATCTGGCACAGGTGGAGCACAGCTGTTCGCCGGATGCTGGACGCCGGGATTCCATCCATGTGCGCAAAGTACCTTTTGTACCAGTCGTCTTCGAGGAAATGGGGGATGTGCTGGGGGCCGAAACGTGTCCTGCGGATGGGTCGTTTCAATGCGCGGGGCCGTAGTTCCCGGGCATAGGTCTGCAGCACGGGGGCGACGGCTTGCAGGAAGCCTTGGGAACAGTCGGGTCTGGTGTCCAGGAAGTCCCTGCGCCATTCGCCGCTGCTTCGACGGCGTGGGTCGTGCACTACCAGCGAGCGGACGTGCTCGCCCAGGTCACGGGAATTTTCCAGTCGAAGTAGCCGGTCGGCAGCAGCCAGAAGGGCCGCACAGGGAGCGGAAGCCAGCGCGGGAGCATCGATGAGGCTCTGGGGCCGGTCGGCGAACGGCTGCTCTTCGCGCGGGGCTGCTTGGTCAGCATCGAGTGCTTCGGCAAGCCCCGGGTCGGGGAGGATGTCGCGGGCCCGAGGCCAGCTGGCCTTGATCAGCTGGCAAAGAACACGGAGGTCAGTGAAGTAGTTGCCGACTGCGGCCTCGCTGCCGAGCACCTCGGTGGTCGCCGGGCCAGCAGCCGACAGCAGGTCAAGCGTGTGCCGTTGGAAAGCCATGACCTGTTCACTAGGGGCGGGCGCGGAGGCAGGACAGCGGTCGAGTCGGCCCTGGCAGCCGATTTCGGGGCCGTGCCCGGCGGGCCCCGTGGCCGACAGCGGGGACCGGCACTGGGCGGGGTGCAGCCCTGTGTCGCGCCAGCGGGGCAGCGCCCGGTAGGTGGTCCTGGTGACGGTACAGAGCGCTGGCCGGCCGCAGTCGGGACACCGGTGTTCGAGGAACCGGTTGTGGGTGGGACAGGCGAAGACCGGGGGCAGCCTCCAGAGCCGGCGCCAGGCACCTCCGAATTCCTGCTCGATCGGCGTGTCCCCGCCGGCCAGGCAATCAGGGCAAAAACGTGTCGTATGGAGGAAGATCCAACGGTTGTGACGGCTCGAAAGCTTCTGACGGTACGAGGTGGGAATGTTGGAGGCTGGCGGGTAGCGGAGCCCGAGAGGGCTCAGGAGCATGCCCGTGACCTCGTCCTCACTGGTCTTGACCGTTCGCGCGAACCTTGTCCGTACGTCCTCTGGCATGTGAATGATGTGCAATACCGAACCGTTCGCACTCGCTGAGCGGGTCAGCCCTGTTGCATATGCGAGATCGGCTGGCGACGCCTCGATCCGGTAGGAGAGCCTCATCAGGAAGCCGGGGAGCGATTCGTCAGGCAGCGGTGGAAGGCTGCGTGGCAGAGGCCTGATCGGGATCATCGCGTCTCCTGGTCACACGACGGAGGAACTGGTAGCCGGGATTCCTTTGTCGTCGAAGGTCGTGTTCCTCGGCCTGGAGCCCGCCTTGGGCTCGGTCCGCGCCGGCTGGGGCGGAACGGTCCCCTCTTCACCAGCCTCCGCATCGCGTTTTGGGTCACGGACACGAATGACGACCTCGTCCAGGAGGTCCTCGGTGAGTTCCTCCACCTCGTTGTCCATCGCGAGTGCGGCGCCGTCCGCGATGAGCCGTTCGATGTAGCCAACAACTCCGCTGGTCCGCCGGAAGATGTACTCGGGCATCGTGCCGCTGGTGAGCATGTGCGGGCGGGCCTTCAGTAGTCGCAGTTGGTCTTCCAGTCCGGCGAGGTGGGTGAGGAAGTCCGCGATCTCCTCGGGTGCCCCGTAGCGGAAAGGCTCGAGGTCGACCAGGTCGAAGCGGCGTTCTGTCTGGGTTGCCGCCTCATCGGCCCAGGTCAGTTCCGGTGTGGGAGGAGGGAAATGCCACTGTTTGGTCTTGGGGTCCTGCCGTCCCTCGCGTAGGAGTCCGGACAAGGGGATTCCGACACCGATCAGAACGAGGGTCACGTGCATGCTCATCAGGGCTCGCAGGAGGTCAAGGGTGTCCTGATCGTCGATCCGGTGCAGCTTCAGCCGGGTGATGTCGTCCAGGATGAGTACGCGCGTTCGGTGGTCCCGGAGTGAGGTACGGACCCGTCGAACCAGTCGCGTGAGTGTGGGGTTCCTGCTGACCTCGTTGCCGAAGAATTCCAGGATCGCCTCGCAGGTCGACTTCGGCGTGGCTTTGACGGGCGTCTGTACGTAGGCGACTGTGCAGCGGATGTCCCGGGTTCCAGGCAGGGGTTTCGGGTCGAAGCGCTGGCTCAGACTCAGCCACAGGTCCTCG is a genomic window of Streptomyces sp. SID8374 containing:
- a CDS encoding DUF3800 domain-containing protein gives rise to the protein MSATPTVYADESNSTGENLLDPAQPVFCAAVIHIDDHVARQVVDEVKAQLPQGHGEPKYTSLSKTDKGRSALLTAFESMADATILAYVADKQFMVTTKMVDLLVEQLAYETGYNMYADGAAVALANLLHAGGRLMGDADAYDHMLYTFVGAARRRSRASADDLFAAISAYQITTHPEFSDVSEILGYTRAQADDIIATIASGELLDALDSAVPCLVPLCHEMGQILGDFALVHDESKTISRHADTLLALHELPDPARPGHLMPRLAITSITFSDSSTVPQLQIADWVAGATRQWATNLVTKLPDPFAEKLKTVVEPWLHGGIWPDLSCVENPRRLG
- a CDS encoding 2'-5' RNA ligase family protein gives rise to the protein MSNHWDRPGWSGGRAYYWMLTFPNERALINDARACQDAVTNPALDLVPADGLHITLNKVGDSAAMGEMDLARVVQVAQDTAPKAFDLQVGPLAGSRGALRYSVAPWNPLISLHSILARAGTLVGAPGGRSTESFRPHLGIAYSNTTRPADSVISQVAELRGRPTLSVHVSHADLVELRRENATYRWDVISAITLPAGS
- a CDS encoding PadR family transcriptional regulator, which translates into the protein MRSHGYEHEQEHGPGHYGPGHHGRGGHGGRRAAFGPFGPPFGGGPFGGGRGRGGGRGRARRGDVRASILALLKDRPMHGYEMIQEIGERSGGAWKPSPGSVYPTLQLLEDEGLIVSASEGGKKLFTLTDSGRGEAESGPEAPWEEAGRGADWEGVNEIRQAGFGLMEAFGQVWKTGSADQRQKALAVINDARKKLYLILADEH
- a CDS encoding Clp protease N-terminal domain-containing protein, encoding MQNRTPRIPEQPAPNPVGADAGLTVELASVVTGARRRALRDGDRQIDTAHLLHSLIESDPEVREAFDGGPRLAKVLGYLVQRSIGYGLRWQGSVEDSGAVPVVRDPAAEGWSPSAATAMEAALHRAGLRGESRARGLDLLAALADDGESRAVEVLGRAGVDARWLSGRAVERTAEASRQVSRR
- a CDS encoding AAA family ATPase, with translation MDAKHSDATPEPARFVLPGDPPERETAEGWSAWRLTRNDFLPAPVVDLKTYRTWSPLGRSLNDLHRRATHANLPMQDTPMSLAVSRLMHSRMLANSLNARPTTRPGIMVNGGGNQGKTETAAEAAAAFEDLWLSLSQRFDPKPLPGTRDIRCTVAYVQTPVKATPKSTCEAILEFFGNEVSRNPTLTRLVRRVRTSLRDHRTRVLILDDITRLKLHRIDDQDTLDLLRALMSMHVTLVLIGVGIPLSGLLREGRQDPKTKQWHFPPPTPELTWADEAATQTERRFDLVDLEPFRYGAPEEIADFLTHLAGLEDQLRLLKARPHMLTSGTMPEYIFRRTSGVVGYIERLIADGAALAMDNEVEELTEDLLDEVVIRVRDPKRDAEAGEEGTVPPQPARTEPKAGSRPRNTTFDDKGIPATSSSVV
- a CDS encoding SRPBCC family protein produces the protein MAGVSAEARIEAPAEKVWAQLTDFSSYGEWNATHTSFPKGGPAPLELGATYEENMKLMGFPAEVAWTVDELEDGRLLTTRGTGPMGVNLVMRYTLAPSPSPGGGATTVRIEGEFTGAAVSLMGGKLKDSATAALQESLRKLDGLVTP